A DNA window from Choristoneura fumiferana chromosome 24, NRCan_CFum_1, whole genome shotgun sequence contains the following coding sequences:
- the LOC141441417 gene encoding U2 small nuclear ribonucleoprotein A'-like, which produces MVKLTTELIQNSMQYMNPCRDRELDLRGYKIPQIENLGATLDQFDTIDFSDNDIRKLDGFPLLKRLKCLLLNNNRIVRLGESLEEYLPNLDSLILSNNNITELGDLDPLATLSKLKTLSLMNNPVANKQHYRAYIAYKMPNLRLLDFRKIKAKDREEAKTLFKSKKGKEIQKEITRKAKTFVPGGNMPDSKVTNLSPQEIHKIREAIKNASSLQEVERLTRMLQSGQIPGQKPLQVQPSNGQQENDEEMETDQTNGQ; this is translated from the exons ATGGTGAAGCTTACAACAGAACTTATACAAAACTCTATGCAATATATGAATCCATGTCGCGATCGCGAACTGGATTTGAGAG GTTACAAAATACCGCAAATAGAGAACTTGGGAGCTACTCTTGACCAGTTTGACACAATTGATTTCTCAGACAATGATATCAGAAAGCTTGATGGATTTCCACTACTGAAGAGGTTGAAATGCTTACTGCTAAATAACAACAGGATTGT ACGATTAGGCGAATCCTTGGAAGAATATTTACCCAACTTGGACTCTTTAATATTGTCCAATAATAACATAACGGAGCTTGGCGATTTGGACCCACTAGCAACTTTGTCAAAACTGAAAACCCTGTCACTTATGAACAATCCAGTTGCAAACAAACAGCATTACAG AGCATACATAGCATATAAAATGCCAAATCTGAGACTGCTGGATTTCAGAAAGATCAAAGCAAAGGACAGAGAGGAAGCCAAAACtttgtttaaaagtaaaaaaggcAAGGAAATACAAAAGGAGATCACTAGAAAGGCTAAAACATTTGTACCTGGTGGGAATATGCCAGACTCTAAAGTCACCA ATCTTAGTCCTCAGGAAATACACAAAATCCGTGAGGCAATAAAGAATGCATCGTCGCTGCAAGAAGTTGAGAGGTTAACAAGAATGCTGCAGTCGGGGCAGATCCCTGGACAGAAACCATTACAAGTTCAACCAAGCAATGGCCAGC